In the Callospermophilus lateralis isolate mCalLat2 chromosome 7, mCalLat2.hap1, whole genome shotgun sequence genome, tgaaaaaatatatatatatcatgacagACTGATGGAACAAGGACTTAAgcattagaacagagaccctgtgcctaacagaAAACGAAGGCACACAGAACCAACAGTACCCAGAAACAGGGGGCTCTATGTGGGAACACACAAGGGGGAAAGAGCCCATCATCACACATTGTAGAGCGAGGACCCTCAGAGCCACTGGGAAACCCTGATGGGTGCCAGGAATACCTCACCCCTAAATATAAGCATGGTCAATTGTGGAATGGTTTGAACTCATTTGACCTCAGGATCAGAATGAGTGTAACTGGGCTTGTCAATATGATGGGGACATGAACCCAATCAAGAACTCTCTCCTGAAGTGTCCAGGGAACTTAGAGAAAAGTTTGgggcccagctctcccaggactgTTGTTATCCACCAGAGAAGAAAGTAAAACTATGAGACAGGGGACATGTTCCACTGGGgaagccacagttctgtgttcTCCAGTGGGATCTTGTCACTTTTGCAGACATTAAAATTACATCCCCGAAGAGACAGGACTTAAAGacatcctttcctaaaacctcacATCTCTTTCGGTGCTTCTCAACTTCTCTGAGTCCTTCCCTGCCTCAGCCATCTGGGTAAGTGTCTCTGTGTCCTCAGATGCAGAATTAGTGTTTGGGTGGCCCTAGAAAAGCTATGGGATGAGGGAATCTGAGCCTTTTAGTGAAGTGCCTGGTAGCTGCAGGAGACATCAGCTCAACAGCCCTACTGAGCCCAGAGGACTGTGTTCTCATGGTGCAATGaggatattctcttctaagaatGTTTGCCTCTTCAATTTAGATATTCCTAAAGTTACTCAATTTCTCATagagaatattaattaattttaatttttccatttatttttgtaatttagtGATATCTAGTGACAACTTATCTATTCTAGAGTCTTTATATATTATTTACTGGTATATACATATTATCAGGAAAGCCATAAGTTTTAATTGGACACTTTATTATCTATACCTCTGCTTCTGTCATGTGCATAAACAAATAGAGCATCAGTAAGTGACTTACAAAGTTTGaatcattttactttttaaaatctttagaaggaaatgaggtattatgCTCAAAACCTCATTTCgtcgaaggaaaactcacactaaTATTAAATATCTACTTAAACTTTTTCAGTATATCTTTGCATTCAATTTAATTTCACAAATTAAAAATTCCCCTATGCTGTACTCTATCAGTTAGGAAAGGGCAATGATGATAAGTTTTGaatatacattaaatattttttaaaaatcaaatgaacatgCTGGTCGTTTCCCattactggcaaaaaaaaaaaaaaaaaaaaaaaaaaaaacaaaaaaaaacacccagGAATATAATTCAGAATAGTTTGGAGGAAGAATAATTGTGTTCATGAGTCCTTTATGATTTGGTCACTAAAGAGAAATATTCTTTGCAATTTCTGTTAGATTGGAAACATTTGAATCTAATTTTGTTTAgaggaacatttaggtcagtcAAATCCCACTCTACCATGATAACAGTACctacattttagatttttttccaaaACTCACTTTTTCATATCTGTAGCATGACTAGCTAAATGTCAGCCTATATCATGTGCTCTTCATAGATTTCCAGCACAAGAAGCGCCACAAGGTAGAAAGTGCTGCCTACATTGACCTCAGCTCCAAACCCAATTGCTTGAAGCAGGACTAATCTCACCTGCTTCATGcccttttttccatttttaccttAATGAATAGAAGGGAGGATGGGGAAGATTGCAACAATGAAGTGgagctgtgtgatcatgaaaATTCATGCAATCTTTAGAGGTGAGTAAGTAAAAGGATTCCTCTGTCATCTCACCCCTGAGAGAGAGGCAGGATGATGCTCACACTgcagaggagagaacagatgtgTGCTCCCTTCACTCCTTCACCTGGAATTGGAATGTTCTAAGAAGGCAAACTTGCAGTGAGTTTTGCAGAGGGGTATTCTCCTCCTGTAATTCTCTCACTTCTGTCCTGACCTCCAGCTCATATCCACCGCCTAAGCATTTCTCACTAGTTTGAGggaacatgtatgatgatgtatgTATCATGAGCCACCCATGGTATTGTTGACTGCACATTGTCTAACAGGACTGCTTTCATGATCTGGATGTTAAAGGGAGTCTTCACCATGAGGGTCCCCAAGTCTTTACTATAAGCACTAACCAATGAAAGTTCtgtaatttgtaggcatttctttttttaaaatgtgtaatgTGCTCTACTCATCTACTTACTTAGATTTTCCTTCCTCTTACCAGATGTGGATTCATCAAGGGTGACCTATTTCAGAAATTCAAGTTATAGTCACTGTGATTTATACATCCTTCCCCAGAGAATGTTGAGTCTGGGGGCAGCTTGATTTCTCAAATGCATAAAGTACAATATTAGTGCTGATACAAGAGGGCATCAAGATACCAATTTGGCAGCATCAACCCTAAGTCCCTTATTGAGGAGGGGTTCTCCAATCACCCCAGTGATGGCAAAAAGCTTGTGTTCTGTCCCCTGATCACCTAAGGTGTGCTGTGCCAGGTGTGATTGAGATGGACCAGAGAAGGGAAGGTTGGTGCCACAGGATTTTCCTTAGCTCCCCTTTATGAATGGTTCTCATGCCCCAGGATGCTTTCCCACAACAATGGTTCATCAGCGTGGACAATACTATAGAACATTCGTTACATTACCACTTTGATATACTTACATCATTTCAATCATATAGACTTGATGTGCAGCATTTGCTGATATGATTGTGGTTCAAAACTGGAGACAGCAGGATGACTAGAAAAGCATTTTTCTGGGGTTTCTCTGGGCACTACATGGAGAGAGAATAATTGTGCTTAGGATTACAGCAAATTGTGTCCCTTGAATTCATGCAGACATCAGGAAAGAGTCTAAGCTTTCCTGTTACTAATACAGAAATTCACTTTCATAAAACAAGTTTCCACTGGCTTTAAGGCAATGAACAAAACAATCCATGCATTTTTGAGTATGATTGCAAACTCATGGCACTATACACTcctgattttcattatttctgTTTGGAGGACTGCAGATTTCTCAGTAACACTGAACTTAAAGTCAGTCAATGACATTGAGACACAGGTgattaaaacattttattcaatGAGTGTTTTCATGCTTGTTTTTTACAAGgttcaaatgtttaaataattttaaagcagatcctgtatgtcatataatgcaattttttttgtttgtttcataatacactcttttattgttgttgaaagagggcaattttattttattctgtaccAGTAATTGAACTCACATTAatgttaaacactgagccacaaccccaatcattttttttttttatcttgaggcagggtctcactagttgATTAAGGCTTTGCTAAGCCACTGTGGCTGGGTTTTAACTTGGaaatctcctgtctcagtctactCTTCCTGgcctaaaacattttaaaagttatttatcaCATGCtaacataaatatatttaaacttATACCATAAAAATACCCATAAATAGTTGACTTATATGAAATCAATTTATAAGAATGAGCATATGCCATTTGTATATCCATTGatgtcacaaaataaaacaatgtaGGACTCATGATCAAATGTAATTCAGAAAAGCTTGGAAACATGTGgacattttatttctatattctaATCTTTCTTCTGGACTTATTATGAGAACAACCCCaaaacactgaatgagtgaatgcagaaAATTTTGTCACTTTACCTGATCATTACTTGGGGAAAATATTGTTCTTCATTAATGATAGTACAGAGTTTTCATTTTCCATGAATATTGCATGCTGAAACTCATGCATTGAACCTGAAAAGGTTGATCACACAGAAGCTGTGAAGAGAAAAGCTTTCTAGATATATAATTAGAAAATTAGATAGAGGGTGATTGTGGAGTGCCAAAAAGACTTAAGAGAGAAAAGTGGCCCAGGACTTGTAGCACAATAGGGTGATTACCGTCTTTAATAGTTACTTGTAAAACTTAAAGTATCCAGAGAAGTGTTTGCAAGTTTCCAACATAAAAATAAGAACTTTGGGGAAGATGGAAATTGACACACTTTGATCCCAACATGCTATATACATATGTTGAATTCTAATACTGGGCCCCATATGCAAGTACAAAGGGTATAtaccaattaaaaattaaaacaaacaagagCATGCCAGTTTTAACCAATTATATACATAACCTTGGATTTATACATGGcatcctatgttcatgaatgttttccttttgttgtttcttagtatttttcttttcttagtactgggaattgaactcaggtgaattaaaccactaagcaacatctccagccatattttatattttatttagagatagggtcttactgagttgcttagcacctcaccactgcttaggctggctttgaacttaaaattgtcctttctcagcctctctaactgctggatttagagttgtgCCCCACTGCACCCATGTTTAGTATACTGACTTATACATTAACATGTTCTAAAGAGTCATGAATCGATTTAGCCTCATATGCATAATTTTCTAatgatatttactttttaaaatatgactgGAAATGATTTGAAATATATACCTACAATTTCAGACacttgaaataaaatacaaacatgcCTTGTATAGGAAATATTCCATTGGTAGATCAACATCAAATTTTCTGTCTCAAGTTTATGCTTGGACTCTGAACTGAAATTTCTTAATTCTAGGAGATGACAAATGGGACTCTTTTGAAGGTCCTTCTTTCAGACTAAGTTCAACTTCTTGTACTTTAATGAAACTTTACAATGAAATGACTCAGAATCACTTtcactgtgactttaattacctCCCTGATTCCAGATGACTGAGTAGAAAAAATTAGAATATATTTCTAATAATAATTGATAACTGGACATGGAACACTTAGGACAATTATTCTGGTGATAATAATAATATGTATATAAGACATATAGGTACACTGGTGATTCAAAGAcagtcttaaaatatcaccaaagAATTTTCTACAGATAGTGATAAAATGTTCCAAAATTATGGAACTCTTTTGAGGCAGCAACAGAGGtagttattatttaaaaaaaaaaaaaactgaaatgtcCGTTCAGTCACCTGTGAGGAAtcacataattaaaaataatggtCAATATTTCTTAATGTCATTATATGTTAAAAACACTTCCACATTTGGTACTTCACCCTCTTGCACACACAATAGCTCTTGAGTTCAGGTAATATGCCTGCCCATATTTATAGGTGAGATGATAAGAATAAAGCATCAGAGACTGTTCAAGATCACACTTGAAATAAATGGTAGATTTTAAATGCATATTCAAACAACATGTCTTATAGTGTGTAGTTGTTAATGTTGGCTTGGTTGATGTATTAAAGATATTAGGTCTGGTAATAAATAAGACTAAAGATAAAACTCCAATAACATAACCAGGTAAACAACTACTCCATCAAGATTCATTTCTTGAGAGagttgaaattctctattgttatgCAAACCTCCCATTTAAATGCATCAATAATTGTACAATTTTTAATATGTACTTGAGGCTGAATTGAGAAGATAAAGATAGAAACCAATTAAGGCACTATGCCAAAAACTTCAAGATGATATTATAAACTAGAAATATTTTCAGTAGCACATTATAATTCTGAATGCACAGGAAAGATGACAGCCCCCAAATCattacacaatccagacatgatttggtaataacAGGAAAATGGCACCTGGAGAGTGTCAGAGAGACTTGAATGCTGAAGTGAGAAAAGAGTGTGTTGGGGTGAATCCACACATGTCCTGATGGTAACAGGAGAGGCTGAGATTAATGGGTGTTATGCTATTCAAAATAAagtcttttcttcattttctcctaAGATATATACTATGTGATTCATTGCTCAAAAGATGAAAATCACCAACAAACTCTATGATTATATTGGCATAAGAAATGCATTTTTCTCCGAAGTTGGCCTTGGGATCTCAGCCAACTCCATCCTCCTTCTCTTCCACATCTTCACATTCCTCCTTCAGCACAGGCTCAAGCCCACTGACCTGATCATTGGTCTCTTGGCCCTAGTCCACATAGGGATGATGACAATTTTGGGGTACATAGCTACAGATGTTGCTCTTTCTCAGGATTTTTGGGATGACATCAAGTGTAAATCGGTCATCTACGTGCACAGGTTTCTGAGGGGCTTCTCCATTTGTGCCACCTGCCTGCTGAGTGTCCTCCAGGCCATcaccctcagccccagaagctcctgGTTGGCAAAGTTCAAACATAAATCCCCACAGCAGACCCTGTGTGTCCTTGTTTTCCTGTGGGCTTTCTACATGTCCTTCAGTGCTCACTTCTCCTTGTCCTCTAATGCCATTCCCAATGTGACCTCAAATGTCATTGTGTTTATTATTGAACCCTGCAAAATTGTTCAAATGAGTTACTTCTTCAGgcatttattttctgtattagGTGTATTCCGGGATGTCTTTCTCATAGGGTTAATGGCCCTCTCGAGTGGGTACATGGTGGCCCTCTTGTGCAGGCACAGGAGGCACATCCAGCACCTTCACAACACCAGGCTTTCTTCAAAGGCATCCCCCGTGCAGAGGGCCACCTGGACCATCCTGCTGCTCATGAGTTTATTTGTGTTCATGTACTGTTTGGACAACATCTTCTCCTCCTCAAGAACTACGGGGAACAATGACCCAGTTTATTATTATATCCATATGATGGTGGCCAATGGCTATGCCACAACCAGTCCTATGCTGCTGATCTGCACTGAAAAACAAATCATTAACTTTTTGAAATCTTTGTGGGTGAAGATAGCACATACTTAACTAGTGATGATAGATAAGTTTTCCTAATATGCCACTAAACTGACTTATAAAGAGTAAATTATAGCCTAGAATGTATGCCCTCTGGAGGAAGTTAATATGGAGATATGCATGTTTGGTTAAATCTGTTACTTTAAAACAAACGAATAACAAATTTATAGAAATGTCAATTCTTTACTTTTTGAGTTAACACAAGGGCCCAATATATCTGCTTGGTGTCAGCAAGTGATTGTTATGAAGTGGGACCTTCCTGGTCTGGGTGAGTCATTGAAAATACATTGACAGTGTACAGCAGGTCTTAATAAGTGCTTAAGTGAGCTGTATTCTTCCCAATAAATATTGACATATTTATTGTCACAAATTACCCCTGATTCATCAATTGTCCTCTTATTGATGTTTTAAAAAGAACTGAATGTAAGGACTCAAGTTACTGTATGTACACTAGTGCTCAAAGTAGCATTATTAATGGTGGTCCACATCAGAAATGCCTCAATGCCCAAAAGCATATGAATGTAAAAGCAAAACTTGTCCTTGGcataccatggaatattattcagctggaaacaaaaataaataaattcttgagGGAATAAATATGATCTGCACTCTTAGAAAGGATCAAAATATTCAACCAGAGAATGGGACCAAAATTGTTTTAGGTTGCAACCCAGGTatctataatatgtcaaaatactaccaactgtcatgtaaatacaaaacaaacaaataaaacaaagaagttggaataaaaaaaaaaggataaagtgGTAAATTTTTTGTTATGTGCATCTTACCATAACAAAAAGTGGCCCTTGACTTTCTTTATGTTAAGAGAAACATGCCTGGTTCTGAAGGACAAGCAGCACATGTTCCCACTCTTTTGTAGAAAGCAGTAAGTAAATATAGTAGAACAGAATGGAATGGTGGTCAGCATGGAATGGGAAGAGCAAGCAAAGGACACGTGGAATGAGTTCAGTGAGGGGCACCAAAAACAGGATGGAGGAATCACTTTAGGTACTTCTCTGACCCAGTAGCAAAACTATTAGTTAAAACAACCTAAATtgtgttttaaaatgaaattccCAATATTAAAAACCATTATCAGCTGAAAAGATGAAAATCCTTATTAGTATGATCTGATTACTACAATTTATACACATGTACTGACTTACCATAAGGTACtccataaaaatacatatgtaaaaatatgattttaaaatgagGTTTCCAGTAACCTTATAAACTACTGTGaaaaaattctctaaaataaaaagaattttacaTGCTGTGATTCTAAAGAtgccaaaatataatttttagaatATTCTAACACTTTTATGGCATTTTAGTGAATCAGATCCAAAACTT is a window encoding:
- the LOC143404152 gene encoding vomeronasal type-1 receptor 90-like yields the protein MKITNKLYDYIGIRNAFFSEVGLGISANSILLLFHIFTFLLQHRLKPTDLIIGLLALVHIGMMTILGYIATDVALSQDFWDDIKCKSVIYVHRFLRGFSICATCLLSVLQAITLSPRSSWLAKFKHKSPQQTLCVLVFLWAFYMSFSAHFSLSSNAIPNVTSNVIVFIIEPCKIVQMSYFFRHLFSVLGVFRDVFLIGLMALSSGYMVALLCRHRRHIQHLHNTRLSSKASPVQRATWTILLLMSLFVFMYCLDNIFSSSRTTGNNDPVYYYIHMMVANGYATTSPMLLICTEKQIINFLKSLWSRFLEIKPCHHRLRLLVALTGAALVCDRIRAPATRASAALSLVPAPGTQVAAAVALHPPPPEHWAPRRGVQNDPSAGSALRCSGEQATEAHAVAQPLENRTWQAAQLQPLDAAAGQCIQSHQDRDPKANGGSRRVNFQHRNHSPAHNPNPQTLPV